The window GGTCTCACCGTGGCGCAGCTCAAGACGCTGCGTCGTTCGCTCGGTGAAGACGCCCAGTACGCCGTGGTGAAGAACACGCTGACCAAGATCGCGGCCAACGAGGCCGGGATCTCTACGCTCGACGACCTGTTCAACGGTCCGACGGCAGTTGCCTTCATCACCGGTGACCCGGTGACGTCGGCGAAGGGTCTTCGTGACTTCGCCAAGGACAACCCGAACCTCGTCATCAAGGGCGGTGTCCTTGACGGTAAGGCGCTGTCCGCCGACGAGATCAAGAAGCTTGCGGACCTCGAGTCCCGCGAGGTTCTGCTCGCCAAGCTGGCGGGTGCCATGAAGAGCAAGCAGTCCCAGACCGCTTCGCTGTTCCAGGCGCTCCCGTCGAAGTTCGTCCGCACTGCGGAGGCGCTTCGCGTCAAGCTCGACGAGCAGGGCGGTGCCGAGTAACTCGGCTCGCGCATTGACCGCCGCCTGAGGCGACGGTCGTAGCGGGCCGAACGTACGCCCGCCTCACCAGTACATCCGGCACCTGCCGAATTAGTGGAAGGACGCCATCATGGCGAAGCTGTCCCAGGAAGAGCTGCTCGCGCAGTTCGAGTCCCTCACCCTCATCGAGCTCTCCGAGTTCGTGAAGGCCTTCGAGGAGAAGTTCGACGTCACCGCCGCCGCCGCGGTCGCCGTTGCCGGCCCCGCCGGCCCGGGCGCCGTTGCCGAGGCCCCGGAGGAGCAGGACGAGTTCGACGTCATCCTCACCGGTGCCGGCGAGAAGAAGATCCAGGTCATCAAGGTCGTGCGTGAGCTGACCTCGCTGGGTCTGAAGGAGGCCAAGGACCTCGTCGACGGCGCTCCGAAGCCGGTCCTCGAGAAGGTCGCCAAGGAGGCCGCCGAGAAGGCTGCCGAGTCCCTCAAGGGCGCCGGCGCCTCCGTCGAGGTCAAGTGACCCGACGAGTCCGCCAGGACTCCTGCGGACCGTATGCAGCCGCTTTCGTAGCGCTGTAACGCTGACGCACCGAAGAGCGATCACCCAACTGGGTGGTCGCTCTTCGGCGTTCGAGGGGGCCGTGCGGTGACTGCCTTGCACTGTCGGTGGCGACGAGTATGGTGATCTTCGTTCGTGCCTCCGGCCGCCCTGTGACGGGCAGCTAGACGGGTTGCAGGACGGGTTGCAAGTGACGATGGCAGCACCCGGTTCGGGCATGGGGGGCCTTGACGAACCGCACGCAGCGCGCAATTCTCAGGACGCGTCGTCACAACGATCCGGATCCGAGGCATGGATCGGCGGCGAAGAGGGCAGTATCGATGTGCATCGAGGGCGTGGCTTGCAGCAGGGGTTGAGAACAACGAGGGTCTTCAAAAACCCGCACTGGACATCAGTGAGCCGAGTGGCTACACTGACCCTTTGCGCTGCCTGTTAGCTGCCTCCTGCCCGTCACCAGGGGCATGCCCTCGCTTGAGCACTGTGGATCGAACCGACCCTGACCTGGTCCTTTTCGACTGGTCAAAGGAACGTCTGTCACGGTGCACGGCTTGGGACCGGTACGCGCGTAGTGAGTCCGAGCCCTCGGAAGGACCCCCTCTTGGCCGCCTCGCGCACTGCCTCGACCGCGAATACGAACAACGGCGCCAGCACCGCCCCGCTGCGCATTTCCTTTGCAAAAATCAAGGAGCCCCTCGAGGTTCCGAACCTTCTTGCGCTGCAGACCGAAAGCTTCGACTGGCTGCTCGGCAACGCCGCGTGGAAGGCTCGTGTCGAGGCGGCTCTGGACAGCGGACAGGACGTCCCCACCAAGTCCGGTCTTGAGGAGATCTTCGAGGAGATCTCCCCGATCGAGGACTTCTCAGGGTCGATGTCCCTGACGTTCCGCGACCACCGCTTCGAGCCTCCCAAGAACTCCATCGACGAGTGCAAGGAGCGCGACTTCACGTACTCCGCGCCCCTCTTCGTCACTGCCGAGTTCACCAACAACGAGACCGGCGAGATCAAGTCCCAGACGGTCTTCATGGGCGACTTCCCGCTCATGACCAACAAGGGCACCTTCGTCATCAACGGCACCGAGCGTGTCGTGGTGTCCCAGCTGGTGCGCTCGCCGGGTGTCTACTTCGACTCCTCCATCGACAAGACGTCCGACAAGGACATCTTCTCCTCCAAGGTCATCCCGTCCCGGGGTGCCTGGCTGGAGATGGAGATCGACAAGCGTGACATGGTCGGTGTCCGCATCGACCGCAAGCGCAAGCAGTCCGTCACCGTCCTGCTCAAGGCTCTCGGTTGGACGACCGAGCAGATCCTCGAGGAGTTCGGCGAGTACGAGTCCATGCGCGCCACCCTGGAGAAGGACCACACCCAGGGCCAGGACGACGCGCTGCTCGACATCTACCGCAAGCTGCGTCCGGGCGAGCCGCCGACCCGTGAGGCCGCGCAGACGCTGCTCGAGAACCTCTACTTCAACCCCAAGCGCTACGACCTCGCGAAGGTCGGCCGTTACAAGGTCAACAAGAAGCTGGGCAGCGAGGCGCCGCTGGACGCCGGGATCCTGACCGTCGAGGACATCATCTCGACGATCAAGTACCTGGTGAAGCTGCACGCCGGTGAGACCGAGACCGTTGGTGACAACGGCACCTCGATCGTCGTCGAGACCGACGACATCGACCACTTCGGCAACCGTCGTCTGCGCAACGTCGGCGAGCTCATCCAGAACCAGGTCCGTACGGGTCTGGCTCGTATGGAGCGCGTCGTGCGTGAGCGCATGACGACCCAGGACGTCGAGGCGATCACGCCGCAGACCCTGATCAACATCCGGCCGGTCGTCGCCTCCATCAAGGAGTTCTTCGGCACCAGCCAGCTGTCGCAGTTCATGGACCAGAACAACCCGCTGTCGGGTCTCACCCACAAGCGCCGTCTGTCGGCTCTTGGCCCGGGTGGTCTCTCCCGTGAGCGGGCCGGCTTCGAGGTCCGTGACGTGCACCCCTCGCACTACGGCCGCATGTGCCCGATCGAGACCCCCGAAGGCCCGAACATCGGCCTGATCGGCTCGCTCGCCTCCTACGGCCGGGTCAACGCGTTCGGCTTCGTCGAGACGCCGTACCGCCGGGTCACCGACGGTGTCGTCACCGACGAGGTCGACTACCTGACCGCCGACGAGGAGGACCGCTTCGTCATCGCCCAGGCCAACGCGCCGCTCGGCGACGACTTCCGGTTCGAGGAGGCCCGCGTCCTGGTCCGCCGTCGTGGCGGAGAGGTCGACTACGTCCCCGGTGACGACGTCGACTACATGGACGTCTCGCCGCGCCAGATGGTGTCGGTCGCGACCGCCATGATCCCGTTCCTCGAGCACGACGACGCCAACCGTGCCCTCATGGGCGCGAACATGATGCGCCAGGCCGTGCCGCTGATCACCGCCGAGGCTCCCCTCGTCGGTACCGGCATGGAGTACCGCTGCGCCGTCGACGCCGGTGACGTCATCAAGGCCGAGAAGGCGGGTGTGGTCCAGGAGGTCTCCGCGGACTACGTCACCGTCGCCAACGACGACGGCACGTACACCACGTACCGCGTCGCGAAGTTCTCGCGCTCCAACCAGGGCACCTCGGTCAACCAGAAGGTTGTCGTCAACGAGGGCGACCGGGTCGTCGAGAACCAGGTTCTCGCCGACGGTCCGGCCACCCAGGAAGGCGAGATGGCGCTGGGCAAGAACCTGCTCGTCGCCTTCATGCCGTGGGAGGGTCACAACTACGAGGACGCGATCATCCTGTCGCAGCGCCTCGTGCAGGACGACGTCCTCTCCTCGATCCACATCGAGGAGCACGAGGTCGACGCCCGTGACACCAAGCTCGGCCCCGAGGAGATCACCCGGGACATCCCGAACGTCTCCGAGGAGGTCCTCGCCGACCTCGACGAGCGCGGCATCATCCGTATCGGTGCCGAGGTCGTCGCCGGCGACATCCTGGTCGGCAAGGTCACGCCCAAGGGTGAGACCGAGCTGACCCCGGAGGAGCGCCTGCTCCGCGCGATCTTCGGTGAGAAGGCGCGCGAGGTGCGCGACACCTCGCTGAAGGTGCCGCACGGTGAGATCGGCAAGGTCATCGGCGTCCGCGTCTTCGACCGTGAAGAGGGCGACGAACTGCCGCCGGGCGTGAACCAGCTGGTTCGGGTCTACGTGGCGCAGAAGCGCAAGATCACGGACGGTGACAAGCTCGCCGGCCGCCACGGCAACAAGGGCGTCATCTCGAAGATCCTGCCCATCGAGGACATGCCGTTCCTCGAGGACGGAACTCCGGTCGACATCATCCTCAACCCGCTGGGTGTCCCGTCCCGAATGAACCCGGGGCAGGTCCTGGAGATCCACCTCGGCTGGCTCGCCAGCCGCGGCTGGGACGTCTCCGGCCTCGCGGACGACTGGGCGCAGCGCCTCCAGGCCATCGAGGCCGACAAGGTCGAGCCCGGCACGAACGTCGCCACCCCCGTCTTCGACGGTGCGCGTGAGGACGAGCTGGCCGGTCTGCTGCAGCACACGATCCCGAACCGCGACGGCTCGCGCATGGTGCTGCCCACCGGTAAGGCGCCGCTGTTCGACGGCCGCTCCGGCGAGCCGTTCCCGGAGCCCGTCTCGGTCGGCTACATGTACATCCTCAAGCTCCACCACCTGGTCGACGACAAGCTGCACGCCCGGTCGACCGGTCCGTACTCGATGATCACCCAGCAGCCGCTGGGTGGTAAGGCCCAGTTCGGTGGCCAGCGCTTCGGTGAGATGGAGGTGTGGGCGCTTGAGGCTTATGGCGCCGCTTACGCCCTCCAGGAACTGCTGACCATCAAGTCCGACGACGTGACCGGCCGCGTGAAGGTCTACGAGGCCATCGTCAAGGGCGAGAACATTCCTGAGCCCGGCATTCCCGAGTCCTTCAAGGTGCTCATCAAGGAAATGCAGTCGCTCTGCCTCAACGTGGAGGTGCTGTCCTCGGACGGCATGTCCATCGAGATGCGCGACACGGACGAGGACGTCTTCCGCGCCGCGGAAGAGCTCGGTATCGACCTGTCCCGGCGTGAGCCGAGCAGCGTCGAAGAGGTCTGACGGGTCTGGCCGGGGCTCCCTGAACAAGAGCCCCGGCTAACCAACCCCGGACCCCAGTCAGACCAGTGAAGAATCGACCCCCGAAAGAGGGATTGACGACAAGTGCTCGACGTCAACTTCTTCGACGAGCTGCGGATCGGCCTTGCTACCGCTGACGACATTCGTCAGTGGTCCCACGGTGAGGTCAAGAAGCCGGAGACCATCAACTACCGCACCCTCAAGCCCGAGAAGGACGGACTCTTCTGCGAGAAGATCTTCGGTCCGACCCGGGACTGGGAGTGCTACTGCGGCAAGTACAAGCGCGTCCGCTTCAAGGGCATCATCTGCGAGCGCTGCGGCGTCGAGGTCACTCGCGCCAAGGTGCGTCGTGAGCGGATGGGCCACATCGAGCTTGCCGCTCCCGTGACCCACATCTGGTACTTCAAGGGCGTTCCGTCGCGGCTGGGCTACCTGCTCGACCTCGCCCCGAAGGACCTCGAGAAGGTCATCTACTTCGCCGCGTACATGATCACGTACGTCGACGACGAGCGTCGTACGCGTGACCTGCCCTCGCTGGAGGCGCACGTCTCCGTCGAGCGTCAGCAGGTCGAGAACCGCCGTGACTCCGACCTGGAGGCCCGCGCCAAGAAGCTCGAGACCGACCTGGCCGAGCTCGAGGCCGAGGGCGCCAAGGCCGACGTACGCCGCAAGGTGCGCGAAGGTGCCGAGCGCGAGATGAAGCAGCTGCGCGACCGTGCGCAGCGCGAGATCGACCGTCTCGACGAGGTGTGGACCCGCTTCAAGAACCTCAAGGTCCAGGACCTCGAAGGTGACGAGCTCCTCTACCGCGAGCTGCGTGACCGTTTCGGCACGTACTTCGACGGTTCGATGGGTGCCGCGGCGCTGCAGAAGCGCCTGGAGTCCTTCGACCTCGACGAGGAGGCCGAGCGCCTCCGCGAGATCATCCGTACCGGCAAGGGCCAGAAGAAGACCCGTGCGCTCAAGCGCCTCAAGGTCGTCTCCGCGTTCCTGCAGACCAGCAACAGCCCCAAGGGCATGGTGCTCGACTGCGTGCCGGTCATCCCGCCGGACCTTCGCCCGATGGTGCAGCTGGACGGTGGCCGCTTCGCGACCTCCGACCTGAACGACCTGTACCGCCGTGTGATCAACCGGAACAACCGTCTGAAGCGGCTTCTCGACCTCGGCGCGCCCGAGATCATCGTGAACAACGAGAAGCGCATGCTCCAGGAGGCCGTGGACGCCCTCTTCGACAACGGTCGTCGTGGTCGCCCCGTCACCGGTCCCGGCAACCGCCCGCTGAAGTCCCTGAGCGACATGCTCAAGGGCAAGCAGGGTCGTTTCCGTCAGAACCTGCTCGGCAAGCGTGTGGACTACTCCGCG of the Streptomyces aurantiacus genome contains:
- the rplJ gene encoding 50S ribosomal protein L10, which gives rise to MARPDKAAAVAELADQFRSSNAAVLTEYRGLTVAQLKTLRRSLGEDAQYAVVKNTLTKIAANEAGISTLDDLFNGPTAVAFITGDPVTSAKGLRDFAKDNPNLVIKGGVLDGKALSADEIKKLADLESREVLLAKLAGAMKSKQSQTASLFQALPSKFVRTAEALRVKLDEQGGAE
- the rplL gene encoding 50S ribosomal protein L7/L12 — protein: MAKLSQEELLAQFESLTLIELSEFVKAFEEKFDVTAAAAVAVAGPAGPGAVAEAPEEQDEFDVILTGAGEKKIQVIKVVRELTSLGLKEAKDLVDGAPKPVLEKVAKEAAEKAAESLKGAGASVEVK
- the rpoB gene encoding DNA-directed RNA polymerase subunit beta, which codes for MAASRTASTANTNNGASTAPLRISFAKIKEPLEVPNLLALQTESFDWLLGNAAWKARVEAALDSGQDVPTKSGLEEIFEEISPIEDFSGSMSLTFRDHRFEPPKNSIDECKERDFTYSAPLFVTAEFTNNETGEIKSQTVFMGDFPLMTNKGTFVINGTERVVVSQLVRSPGVYFDSSIDKTSDKDIFSSKVIPSRGAWLEMEIDKRDMVGVRIDRKRKQSVTVLLKALGWTTEQILEEFGEYESMRATLEKDHTQGQDDALLDIYRKLRPGEPPTREAAQTLLENLYFNPKRYDLAKVGRYKVNKKLGSEAPLDAGILTVEDIISTIKYLVKLHAGETETVGDNGTSIVVETDDIDHFGNRRLRNVGELIQNQVRTGLARMERVVRERMTTQDVEAITPQTLINIRPVVASIKEFFGTSQLSQFMDQNNPLSGLTHKRRLSALGPGGLSRERAGFEVRDVHPSHYGRMCPIETPEGPNIGLIGSLASYGRVNAFGFVETPYRRVTDGVVTDEVDYLTADEEDRFVIAQANAPLGDDFRFEEARVLVRRRGGEVDYVPGDDVDYMDVSPRQMVSVATAMIPFLEHDDANRALMGANMMRQAVPLITAEAPLVGTGMEYRCAVDAGDVIKAEKAGVVQEVSADYVTVANDDGTYTTYRVAKFSRSNQGTSVNQKVVVNEGDRVVENQVLADGPATQEGEMALGKNLLVAFMPWEGHNYEDAIILSQRLVQDDVLSSIHIEEHEVDARDTKLGPEEITRDIPNVSEEVLADLDERGIIRIGAEVVAGDILVGKVTPKGETELTPEERLLRAIFGEKAREVRDTSLKVPHGEIGKVIGVRVFDREEGDELPPGVNQLVRVYVAQKRKITDGDKLAGRHGNKGVISKILPIEDMPFLEDGTPVDIILNPLGVPSRMNPGQVLEIHLGWLASRGWDVSGLADDWAQRLQAIEADKVEPGTNVATPVFDGAREDELAGLLQHTIPNRDGSRMVLPTGKAPLFDGRSGEPFPEPVSVGYMYILKLHHLVDDKLHARSTGPYSMITQQPLGGKAQFGGQRFGEMEVWALEAYGAAYALQELLTIKSDDVTGRVKVYEAIVKGENIPEPGIPESFKVLIKEMQSLCLNVEVLSSDGMSIEMRDTDEDVFRAAEELGIDLSRREPSSVEEV